One window from the genome of Leuconostoc suionicum encodes:
- the hisS gene encoding histidine--tRNA ligase, with the protein MAKPIFQRPKGTADLLPQKTVQWQHVEAVARVLFGDYNFKEIRTPLFENFEVFSRSAGDTSDVVTKEMYDFHDKGDRHIALRPEGTAGVVRAYVENKLYGPEFDKPYKAFYMGPMFRYERPQAGRFRQFHQIGAEVFGSDSPALDAEVIAMVIDFFQTLGLKNLKVAINTLGDKESRDAYRQALIDYLKPHFDELSADSQARLEKNPLRVLDSKDPRDQVFVADAPSILDFLSEKSTKHWEKLQAILTALNLDFDIDTTMVRGLDYYNDTIFEIMTTDDSLKGAATIAGGGRYSGLVEEFGGPETPAVGFGIGVERLLDLLQAQNVAPTEEQNLDFYVVNIGDTTDVVATKIVQAVRSFGYVAERDYLSKSAKAQFKAADRHHAKYVITIGEQELEEQIVNIKNMTNGEQKSVQLSELYTNLPLIMDAEGDKE; encoded by the coding sequence ATGGCAAAACCTATATTTCAACGTCCCAAAGGAACAGCAGATTTACTGCCTCAAAAAACAGTACAGTGGCAACATGTAGAAGCAGTCGCCCGTGTTTTATTTGGTGACTATAACTTCAAAGAAATTCGCACACCGTTATTTGAAAACTTCGAAGTCTTTTCACGATCAGCTGGTGATACATCTGATGTTGTGACAAAAGAAATGTATGATTTTCATGATAAGGGTGACCGTCACATCGCTTTGCGTCCAGAAGGTACCGCAGGTGTCGTTCGAGCATATGTGGAAAATAAATTATATGGACCGGAATTTGACAAACCTTATAAGGCATTTTACATGGGGCCAATGTTCCGCTATGAACGGCCACAGGCTGGTCGTTTCCGTCAATTCCATCAAATAGGTGCAGAGGTATTTGGATCAGACTCGCCCGCATTAGATGCTGAAGTAATTGCGATGGTTATTGACTTTTTTCAAACGCTCGGGTTAAAAAATTTGAAGGTTGCGATTAATACCTTGGGAGATAAAGAGTCCAGGGATGCTTACCGACAAGCATTAATTGATTATCTGAAGCCACATTTTGATGAACTATCTGCAGATTCACAAGCTCGTTTAGAAAAAAATCCATTACGTGTATTGGACTCTAAAGATCCCCGTGATCAGGTCTTTGTTGCAGATGCACCATCAATCCTGGACTTTTTGTCTGAAAAATCGACTAAACACTGGGAAAAGTTGCAAGCTATTTTAACTGCATTGAATTTAGACTTTGACATTGACACAACAATGGTTCGAGGATTGGATTATTATAACGACACAATTTTTGAAATCATGACTACAGATGACAGCCTAAAAGGTGCTGCAACGATTGCTGGTGGCGGTCGTTATTCTGGTCTGGTTGAGGAATTTGGTGGTCCGGAAACACCAGCTGTTGGCTTTGGTATTGGTGTAGAACGATTGCTAGATTTATTGCAAGCGCAAAATGTTGCCCCAACAGAGGAACAGAATTTAGACTTTTATGTAGTTAACATCGGCGACACTACTGATGTTGTTGCAACAAAAATTGTTCAAGCTGTTCGATCATTTGGTTACGTTGCTGAACGTGATTATTTGTCAAAATCAGCGAAAGCACAGTTCAAGGCAGCTGATCGTCATCATGCCAAATATGTCATAACGATTGGCGAGCAGGAACTTGAAGAACAAATTGTTAACATCAAGAATATGACAAATGGCGAACAAAAGTCTGTTCAATTGTCAGAGCTTTATACCAATTTACCACTTATCATGGATGCAGAAGGGGACAAGGAATGA
- a CDS encoding aldose epimerase family protein gives MKVTEEVFGTLPNGEKVTAFTLENINHTQVTVISYGATWQSFSIERLGEKKELLVQFDDLEHYLDNPFHFGNTIGRVGGRLSKTSYNLSGTAFTLTPNENGHVLHSSVNGFDTINWQGTARNMGTAAEVVLSHTFDDEFPGQLQMNVTYTLYDDDKLTIKFSGESTEPTLYNPMTHVYFNLAGKDADITNHELRVASHKHVEVDAETIPTGRLVENQHSKFDFAQLRKIGDDQFDDAWLLDEQRDEVGVIVREPVSGRTLTVDSDRNGVVIFMTNPGIKDHDDDWAENAPFTALAVEMQTLPDAVNHEGFGDIVLPANQVKEYTVTYKITD, from the coding sequence ATGAAAGTTACAGAAGAAGTGTTTGGTACATTGCCTAATGGCGAAAAGGTAACCGCGTTCACGTTAGAAAACATTAATCATACTCAAGTAACGGTTATATCGTATGGAGCGACATGGCAGTCTTTTTCTATTGAGCGATTAGGAGAGAAAAAAGAATTGCTGGTTCAATTTGATGATTTAGAGCATTACTTAGACAATCCTTTCCATTTTGGAAATACTATTGGACGTGTGGGTGGTCGACTATCTAAAACTTCATACAATTTATCTGGCACGGCATTTACATTAACACCAAATGAAAATGGGCATGTCTTACATTCAAGTGTAAATGGTTTTGATACGATTAACTGGCAAGGAACAGCACGCAACATGGGTACAGCTGCAGAAGTAGTTTTGTCACATACGTTTGACGATGAATTTCCTGGTCAATTACAGATGAATGTGACTTATACACTTTATGACGACGATAAGTTAACGATTAAGTTCAGTGGTGAATCAACAGAACCAACACTGTATAATCCTATGACACATGTTTATTTCAACTTAGCTGGAAAAGATGCCGATATCACAAATCATGAGTTGCGAGTGGCATCTCACAAACATGTTGAAGTAGATGCCGAAACAATTCCTACTGGCCGATTGGTAGAAAATCAGCATTCCAAATTTGACTTCGCACAGCTACGTAAAATAGGGGATGATCAATTTGATGATGCCTGGTTGCTAGATGAGCAGCGTGATGAAGTTGGTGTTATTGTGCGAGAGCCTGTTAGTGGCCGAACACTAACAGTCGATTCAGATCGGAATGGTGTTGTTATTTTTATGACTAATCCAGGAATCAAAGATCACGATGATGATTGGGCAGAAAATGCACCATTCACAGCTCTCGCTGTTGAAATGCAAACATTGCCGGACGCCGTGAATCATGAGGGATTTGGCGACATTGTGCTGCCAGCTAACCAGGTGAAAGAATACACGGTGACTTATAAGATAACAGATTAA
- a CDS encoding AraC family transcriptional regulator, translating to MEKSLFNIVNEHTLESSIFFDFSGVSKTFSGHASGPLKRSHYLLHFVLEGQGTYFTMNRKYTLEAGDLFLIRPDETIFYQADLNNPWHYAWISIGGSETAQLIENFSPFRNHHDTFSCATVENYLKLIVESLTLTSHGPQTELRLNQIASEILLLLMKENTWNVVEQQNATIRPMSEYTKLSLAYINNNFTYDTSITDIADAIKINRSYLSRLFRRDVGISPKKFLLRLRINEACQLLQTTQLSINQISEKVGFSNPSVFGHSFTELIHETPSAYRKRRSFNSIQEQHSLEWQQINDILGQLSAVRQST from the coding sequence ATGGAAAAATCATTATTTAATATCGTTAATGAGCACACGCTTGAATCAAGTATATTCTTTGATTTCTCTGGCGTAAGTAAAACTTTCTCTGGTCATGCTTCTGGCCCATTAAAACGTTCACATTATCTGCTTCACTTTGTCTTAGAAGGCCAAGGAACCTACTTTACCATGAACCGTAAATATACACTGGAAGCAGGTGACCTTTTCCTTATACGACCTGACGAAACAATTTTTTATCAAGCCGATTTGAATAATCCGTGGCACTATGCATGGATATCCATTGGTGGTTCTGAAACAGCACAATTAATTGAGAACTTCTCGCCTTTTCGTAATCACCATGATACTTTCTCTTGCGCAACTGTTGAAAATTATCTTAAATTAATTGTTGAATCACTAACGTTAACAAGTCATGGGCCACAAACCGAATTGCGATTAAATCAAATTGCTAGTGAAATACTCCTGTTGCTAATGAAGGAAAACACGTGGAACGTCGTTGAGCAACAAAACGCAACAATACGCCCCATGTCAGAATACACTAAATTATCATTGGCCTATATCAATAATAATTTTACTTACGACACATCTATTACTGACATAGCTGATGCTATCAAAATCAACCGTTCTTACCTTTCACGACTCTTTCGACGAGATGTAGGTATTTCACCAAAGAAATTTTTATTACGACTTCGTATTAACGAAGCTTGCCAATTACTTCAAACAACTCAGTTATCAATTAATCAAATTTCCGAAAAGGTTGGTTTTAGCAACCCTTCTGTTTTCGGCCACTCATTTACAGAGCTCATCCATGAAACACCTAGTGCATATCGAAAACGAAGAAGTTTCAATAGTATCCAAGAACAACACTCATTAGAATGGCAACAGATCAATGATATTTTAGGACAATTAAGTGCTGTGCGGCAATCTACTTAA
- a CDS encoding galactokinase encodes MKRIKALNTKFAEKFGPHETQQYFSPGRINLIGEHTDYNGGHVFPAAITYGTYGVARKRDDNRILVYSVNFDEKGVVQLDYKKLDFDVNDGWTNYVKGVIVKLIEQGYVLDTGFDLLVEGNIPNGAGLSSSASLELLVGVILKDLFKLDVSRLSLVKIGQKVENEYFGLNTGIMDQFAIGFGQEQKAILLDTNTLTYELVPIVLGEYAIVIMNTNKRRELGDSKYNERRAQCETALKLLQTELNIKSLGELTDEEFDDNVALIHDEILVKRARHAVYENQRTLKAKKALSDGDLQTFGQLMNDSHASLKEDYEVTGLELDTLVQSAQKQPGVLGARMTGAGFGGCAIALVKETAISNFENKVYDDYMNVVGYAPEFYVAHVGNGTTKLND; translated from the coding sequence ATGAAAAGAATTAAAGCACTAAACACGAAGTTTGCTGAAAAGTTTGGTCCTCACGAAACCCAACAGTATTTTTCGCCAGGGCGGATTAATCTAATTGGTGAGCACACGGACTATAATGGCGGTCACGTTTTTCCCGCTGCAATCACTTATGGGACTTATGGTGTTGCCAGAAAACGAGATGATAATCGTATTTTAGTTTATTCGGTTAATTTTGATGAAAAAGGCGTAGTGCAGTTAGACTATAAGAAACTTGATTTTGATGTAAATGATGGGTGGACCAACTATGTTAAAGGCGTTATCGTCAAATTAATAGAGCAGGGGTATGTACTCGACACAGGGTTTGATCTGTTGGTCGAGGGCAACATTCCCAATGGTGCAGGTCTTTCTTCATCGGCGTCGTTAGAGTTACTAGTAGGTGTTATTTTAAAGGATTTGTTTAAACTGGATGTTTCTAGGTTATCATTAGTTAAAATTGGTCAAAAAGTTGAAAATGAATATTTTGGTCTCAATACTGGCATTATGGATCAGTTTGCAATTGGTTTTGGTCAAGAACAAAAAGCTATCTTGTTAGATACAAATACTTTGACGTATGAGTTAGTTCCTATTGTCCTTGGTGAATATGCGATTGTTATTATGAATACGAATAAACGTCGTGAGTTAGGCGATTCGAAGTACAACGAAAGGCGCGCACAATGTGAAACTGCGTTAAAGTTACTACAAACGGAACTTAATATTAAGTCATTAGGTGAATTGACTGATGAAGAGTTTGATGACAATGTTGCATTGATTCACGATGAAATACTCGTAAAACGAGCGCGTCATGCAGTTTATGAAAATCAGCGCACTTTAAAAGCAAAAAAAGCATTGTCCGACGGTGATTTGCAAACATTTGGACAACTAATGAATGATTCTCATGCCTCTTTAAAAGAAGATTATGAAGTTACTGGACTTGAATTAGATACGCTAGTTCAGTCCGCACAAAAACAGCCAGGCGTTTTAGGAGCACGAATGACAGGTGCTGGATTCGGTGGTTGTGCAATAGCACTTGTTAAAGAAACAGCCATTTCTAATTTTGAAAACAAAGTCTATGATGACTATATGAATGTGGTCGGCTATGCCCCAGAATTTTACGTGGCACATGTCGGTAATGGCACGACTAAGCTTAATGATTAA
- a CDS encoding glycoside-pentoside-hexuronide (GPH):cation symporter, translated as MSDKMKQRFSYAFGAFGHDAYYVTLSTYFMIFVTSTLFAGSDKATESKYIGIVTSLVVGIRLVEIIFDPIIGSVIDNTRTKFGKFKPWLVIGGVISGVSLLVIFTNFFGLSVSNPTLYLVLFTIVFIILDSFYSFKDIAFWSMIPALSTDTAERGTLATFARFGSSLGANGTTALVVPIVAFFTVLTGGSGKESATGWFWFALIVGVLSAGSAIVTAKFSKENETVLRTQASEKYNILDVFKAIIKNDQLLWLALSYMFYAIANVATTGVLLFYFKFVIGQVTEFAMVGVISMITGIIAVPLFPFLAKLMTRRYVFASGIGLMVLSYVMFTIAGTNLWIVGLGLIFFYFPQQLIFLSVLMTITDSVEYGQWKNGQRNEAVTLSLRPLLDKLAGAFSNAIVGFVAIAAGMTGNATFNDMTASGIHTYKLYAFYIPAALMIVSLLIFMFKVTLTEKKHAKIVAELELRYSKK; from the coding sequence ATGTCTGATAAAATGAAGCAGCGTTTTTCATACGCATTTGGTGCATTTGGCCATGATGCGTATTACGTAACGTTATCAACATATTTCATGATTTTTGTTACGAGCACACTATTTGCGGGTAGTGATAAGGCGACTGAGTCCAAGTATATTGGTATTGTTACCTCACTGGTCGTCGGTATTCGCTTAGTAGAAATTATTTTTGATCCGATTATTGGTAGTGTTATTGATAATACACGAACCAAATTTGGAAAATTCAAACCTTGGTTAGTGATTGGCGGAGTTATCTCGGGTGTATCCTTACTGGTAATCTTCACAAACTTCTTTGGTTTATCTGTTAGTAACCCGACACTTTACCTCGTACTGTTTACAATTGTTTTTATCATTTTGGATAGTTTCTACTCATTCAAAGATATTGCCTTTTGGTCAATGATTCCGGCGTTATCAACTGATACCGCGGAACGTGGTACTTTAGCAACATTTGCTCGCTTTGGTTCATCACTGGGTGCTAACGGTACAACTGCTTTGGTTGTTCCTATTGTGGCATTCTTCACTGTGCTCACGGGTGGTAGTGGTAAAGAGAGTGCAACGGGTTGGTTTTGGTTTGCATTAATTGTTGGGGTTTTGTCAGCTGGTTCAGCAATAGTAACGGCTAAATTTTCAAAAGAAAATGAAACCGTTTTAAGAACACAAGCCAGCGAAAAGTATAATATTTTGGATGTATTTAAAGCCATTATCAAAAATGACCAGTTACTTTGGTTAGCATTATCTTACATGTTCTATGCTATCGCTAATGTGGCCACGACTGGTGTGTTATTATTTTATTTCAAGTTCGTCATTGGTCAGGTGACAGAGTTTGCAATGGTAGGTGTGATATCTATGATTACGGGTATTATTGCTGTACCTCTGTTTCCGTTTTTAGCCAAACTAATGACACGTCGTTATGTATTTGCTAGTGGTATTGGGCTCATGGTGTTAAGCTATGTCATGTTTACAATTGCTGGTACCAACTTGTGGATTGTTGGTTTGGGATTAATATTCTTTTATTTCCCACAACAACTTATCTTTTTGTCAGTATTAATGACGATTACAGATTCTGTGGAGTATGGGCAATGGAAAAATGGTCAGCGGAATGAGGCTGTAACACTGTCATTGCGCCCTTTATTAGATAAATTAGCTGGCGCATTCTCAAATGCTATTGTTGGGTTTGTCGCAATAGCTGCTGGTATGACTGGTAATGCGACATTTAATGATATGACGGCCAGTGGCATCCATACTTATAAATTATATGCATTTTATATTCCTGCAGCATTGATGATTGTTTCCTTACTTATTTTCATGTTTAAAGTGACACTAACTGAAAAAAAGCACGCTAAGATAGTTGCAGAACTCGAATTACGCTACAGCAAGAAGTAA
- a CDS encoding histidine phosphatase family protein, with the protein MLKKVQLYFVRHGETYFNTCQKIQGWSDSLLTNEGVNNVSHVGKTINRVPFAKVYSSDLGRAKATTAIILSENKNKQTIPLEYIPNFREQFFGSFEGDKLNIFSKLFDLKKINKTTVENDSELAKYFPEDDIMDQFKLIDPTHDAENSLEFWSRIEQGLQHVFSESQDGDKILVVTHGALIRKLATRITHSYHNNPDNASISIFEMKDNLKMTLHQYNQHSLE; encoded by the coding sequence ATGTTAAAAAAAGTTCAATTATATTTTGTTCGCCACGGCGAAACATACTTTAATACTTGTCAAAAAATACAAGGTTGGTCAGATTCGTTGTTAACTAATGAGGGAGTTAATAATGTTTCTCATGTTGGAAAAACAATCAATCGAGTGCCATTTGCCAAAGTATATTCCAGTGATTTAGGTCGTGCTAAAGCAACTACTGCCATCATATTGTCAGAAAACAAAAATAAACAAACGATTCCATTAGAATATATTCCTAATTTTCGTGAACAATTTTTCGGTTCTTTTGAAGGAGATAAGCTCAATATATTTTCAAAGTTGTTTGATTTGAAAAAGATTAATAAAACTACTGTAGAAAATGATAGTGAATTAGCAAAATATTTTCCTGAAGACGATATTATGGATCAATTTAAGTTAATTGATCCCACGCATGATGCAGAGAATTCGTTAGAATTTTGGAGTCGTATTGAGCAAGGATTACAACATGTCTTTTCTGAGTCACAAGATGGAGACAAGATTTTGGTTGTCACTCATGGAGCCTTGATTCGTAAGTTAGCAACTCGGATCACACATTCCTACCATAACAATCCTGACAATGCTTCAATATCTATTTTTGAAATGAAAGACAATCTTAAAATGACATTACATCAATATAATCAACATAGTCTAGAATAA
- a CDS encoding glycerophosphodiester phosphodiesterase family protein, translating into MSTTIFGHRGMPVKFVENSISGFEYLAQNGEAVEFDVHLTKDNVPVIIHDEKLDRTTDSSGYIKDINFADLHAIYLVNDENRKNQNKIHDEHIPTFDDVLAVFNHSNIQLNIELKTDQFEYPGIEEIVLNTLKDYDFKQPIVFSSFNIQTLNRLYQIDNTLNLAFLSPFKILDPEKVISDNHLQALHLNYESLSETNIEQRIWTVNDEEQMKKLFSLQMTGIFTDDFEMAMQLREKLGN; encoded by the coding sequence ATGTCAACAACAATTTTTGGTCATCGTGGTATGCCAGTAAAATTTGTTGAAAATTCTATTTCTGGATTTGAATATTTAGCACAGAATGGTGAAGCTGTTGAGTTTGATGTACATTTAACAAAGGATAATGTTCCTGTTATTATTCATGATGAAAAATTAGATCGAACAACTGATAGTTCTGGCTATATTAAAGATATCAATTTTGCAGATTTACACGCTATTTATCTAGTAAACGATGAAAACAGAAAAAATCAAAATAAAATCCATGATGAACATATCCCAACCTTTGATGATGTGTTAGCGGTTTTTAATCATTCGAATATTCAATTAAATATTGAGTTGAAAACAGATCAATTCGAATATCCAGGTATAGAAGAAATAGTATTAAATACACTCAAAGACTATGATTTTAAACAACCAATAGTATTTTCTTCTTTTAATATTCAAACCTTAAACCGTTTGTATCAAATTGATAACACACTGAACCTAGCATTTTTAAGTCCATTTAAGATATTAGATCCAGAAAAAGTGATATCTGATAATCATCTCCAAGCATTACATTTAAACTATGAGTCTTTATCGGAAACTAATATTGAACAGCGGATTTGGACGGTTAACGATGAAGAACAGATGAAAAAATTATTTTCTCTTCAAATGACTGGTATTTTTACAGATGATTTTGAGATGGCCATGCAACTGCGAGAAAAGTTGGGGAATTGA
- a CDS encoding ABC transporter substrate-binding protein, producing MLENFAKYTALATIGLSSLLPLTQVHAAETKRQNIVFWHSMTGQNQQAIERIVNDFNASQTKYKVTPEFQGQYVEALPKFLSVGGTSKAPDLFQSNEISTKQLSTSGMIEPMETLIKKYNYNTKNLRKNILNYYTIDGKLYSMPFNSSAPVLYYNKDAFKDAGIDDLPTNPTYEQVTAAAKKLKEKTGSAKLSILPYGWTFEELLANQNQTLVNNSNGRKKTATKATFNNKAGKNILNWIKTNATAGTLVDYGTGANAGDNEVSAFTSGQIDMFMNSSASLGNIKKNANFNVGVTYLPHPEGTKANGVVIGGASIWLSKGKSTKVQKGSFEFLKFATSAKEQAQWSIDTGYFAVNTKSYDTKLLKDAFKETPILAAPVNQLKATKINAASAGALITAMSKERVNTQNAMENVINGKDVDSELSKAAKQTTADIKEANEQTGE from the coding sequence ATGCTTGAAAATTTTGCAAAGTATACTGCGCTGGCAACTATCGGATTAAGCTCTTTGTTGCCATTAACGCAGGTTCATGCTGCAGAAACCAAACGTCAAAACATTGTGTTTTGGCATTCGATGACGGGACAAAACCAGCAAGCGATTGAACGTATTGTTAATGATTTCAATGCGTCACAGACAAAGTATAAAGTTACACCAGAATTCCAGGGGCAATATGTCGAAGCATTACCAAAGTTTTTGTCTGTTGGTGGCACAAGTAAGGCACCCGACTTATTCCAGTCAAACGAAATTTCGACTAAGCAATTATCTACATCAGGTATGATTGAACCTATGGAAACATTGATTAAAAAGTATAATTATAATACTAAAAATTTGCGAAAAAATATTTTGAATTATTATACTATTGATGGAAAATTGTATTCAATGCCTTTCAACTCAAGTGCACCAGTGCTTTATTATAATAAGGATGCCTTTAAAGATGCAGGTATTGATGATTTACCAACAAATCCAACTTATGAACAGGTCACTGCTGCTGCAAAAAAACTGAAGGAAAAAACTGGTAGTGCAAAGTTATCAATTCTTCCTTACGGATGGACTTTTGAAGAATTGCTTGCTAATCAAAATCAAACGTTAGTCAACAATAGCAATGGTCGTAAAAAGACAGCTACCAAAGCTACCTTTAATAATAAAGCTGGTAAAAACATTCTGAACTGGATCAAAACAAATGCTACAGCTGGTACATTAGTTGACTATGGAACGGGCGCAAATGCAGGAGACAATGAAGTTTCAGCCTTTACCTCTGGTCAAATAGATATGTTTATGAACTCATCAGCTTCATTAGGTAATATCAAGAAAAATGCTAATTTTAATGTTGGCGTAACTTATTTGCCTCATCCAGAAGGTACAAAAGCCAACGGTGTTGTTATTGGTGGTGCTAGTATCTGGCTTTCAAAGGGAAAGTCTACTAAAGTTCAGAAAGGTTCATTTGAATTTTTGAAGTTTGCTACATCGGCTAAGGAACAAGCACAGTGGTCAATTGACACAGGGTACTTTGCTGTTAATACTAAATCATATGATACGAAACTACTAAAAGATGCCTTTAAGGAAACGCCTATTTTAGCAGCACCAGTCAATCAATTGAAAGCCACAAAGATTAATGCAGCTAGTGCAGGCGCATTGATTACAGCAATGTCCAAAGAACGTGTTAATACACAAAATGCCATGGAAAATGTTATTAATGGTAAGGACGTTGATTCGGAGCTTAGCAAGGCAGCAAAGCAAACAACTGCTGATATTAAGGAAGCAAACGAACAAACAGGAGAATAA
- a CDS encoding carbohydrate ABC transporter permease: MQTSNFQKTFRLISLIILTILLLLPLFLGISLSLSSSQSIAQGNLWPKHLEFGNYVKVFTNTPMTKFLLHSFIVSGLVMIGQVILSIMAAYAFVFLKFKFKKVTFILFLSTMMLPFEAQIIPNFATMRDLNLLNTYAAIGLPFLASAFGTFMMKTSFEQIPTALRQLSDIEGLNHFQFATRVVMPYTRVSIITFALYSFLTNWNMYLWPLISTTNDKVRTVQIGLRQLRSQDTASNWGLIMAATIVSVIPTLLIIFLGQKYFKKGLTNGVIK, translated from the coding sequence ATGCAAACTAGTAACTTTCAAAAAACCTTTCGCCTAATTTCACTAATTATTTTAACAATACTACTGTTATTACCACTTTTTTTAGGTATTTCGTTGAGTTTGTCTTCAAGTCAATCCATTGCTCAGGGAAATCTCTGGCCCAAACATCTTGAATTTGGAAATTATGTTAAAGTTTTTACTAATACACCGATGACTAAATTTCTATTGCATAGTTTTATTGTTTCGGGACTAGTTATGATTGGACAAGTTATTTTGTCAATTATGGCAGCCTATGCATTTGTTTTTTTGAAGTTTAAATTCAAAAAAGTTACCTTTATATTATTTTTAAGTACGATGATGTTGCCATTTGAAGCACAAATTATTCCTAATTTTGCAACAATGCGTGATTTGAACTTATTGAATACTTACGCAGCAATAGGATTGCCATTTTTGGCGTCGGCTTTCGGCACATTTATGATGAAGACAAGCTTTGAACAAATTCCTACGGCCTTACGACAATTGAGTGACATCGAGGGATTAAATCATTTTCAATTTGCTACAAGAGTTGTGATGCCTTATACCAGAGTTAGTATTATTACGTTTGCGTTGTATAGCTTTTTAACAAATTGGAATATGTATTTGTGGCCACTGATTTCCACAACAAATGATAAGGTTCGAACGGTTCAAATTGGGTTGAGACAATTACGTTCGCAAGATACAGCAAGTAATTGGGGACTGATTATGGCGGCAACAATCGTTTCAGTCATTCCTACCTTGTTGATCATATTCCTAGGTCAGAAATATTTTAAAAAAGGTTTAACAAATGGTGTAATTAAGTAG
- a CDS encoding carbohydrate ABC transporter permease, translating to MKKNKKVQSSSQNLLAWSLLLPSFIILGIFVFYPMVKTFILSMQLTDLMGNPIKFIGFKNFSNLFSSDSFGTSFTVTLIFVFFSTIATLIMSYLMAVLASQKMKGIAIFRTMFSSTMGVSVTVASILWLFMFNPQIGLFSKILTLLHLPQINFLSDQTWSLVAIIGTTVWMNLGFSFLILLGAIQGIPQDLYQVADLDGASWWMRLRKITIPATSATIFFVTVVTLINAFQTFGQVDILTSGGPDYHTNLLVYAIYQDAFVNHSVGRASAQSVILTIIIMVFTMIQFYVKNKKGAKDAN from the coding sequence ATGAAAAAAAATAAAAAGGTACAATCGTCGAGTCAAAATTTATTGGCATGGTCGCTATTGTTACCGTCGTTCATTATTCTAGGAATTTTTGTTTTTTATCCAATGGTAAAAACATTTATTCTCAGCATGCAATTAACTGATTTAATGGGAAATCCAATTAAATTTATTGGGTTTAAAAATTTCTCAAATTTGTTTAGTTCAGATAGTTTTGGTACATCATTTACAGTGACATTGATATTTGTATTTTTCTCAACGATAGCAACGTTAATCATGTCATATCTGATGGCTGTTCTTGCCAGCCAAAAAATGAAAGGAATCGCCATCTTTCGAACAATGTTTTCATCGACGATGGGTGTTTCTGTAACTGTTGCTTCAATTTTATGGCTGTTTATGTTTAATCCACAAATTGGTTTGTTTAGTAAAATACTTACTTTACTGCATTTACCACAAATTAATTTTTTATCTGATCAAACTTGGTCACTGGTAGCAATTATTGGTACGACAGTTTGGATGAATCTTGGGTTTTCATTTTTAATTTTACTAGGCGCCATTCAGGGGATTCCACAAGACCTGTATCAAGTTGCTGATTTAGATGGCGCATCTTGGTGGATGAGGCTTAGAAAAATTACGATTCCAGCAACCAGTGCTACGATATTTTTTGTTACTGTTGTAACGTTGATTAATGCATTTCAAACATTTGGACAAGTTGATATTTTAACCTCCGGTGGTCCGGATTATCATACTAATTTGCTAGTATATGCTATTTATCAAGACGCCTTCGTCAATCATAGTGTTGGTCGAGCAAGTGCACAATCTGTTATTTTGACAATAATTATTATGGTATTCACGATGATTCAATTTTATGTGAAAAATAAGAAAGGGGCTAAAGATGCAAACTAG